One region of Glutamicibacter sp. B1 genomic DNA includes:
- the ctaE gene encoding aa3-type cytochrome oxidase subunit III, translated as MTTATHAPNTTAPHAPNRPNMVSVGTMVWLSSELMFFAALFAMYFSLRAAAPELWATETAKLNVPFALVNTLILVSSSFSCQLGVFRAEEFKPRRTGGLFNFKEWGMIEWFILTFILGSIFVSVQAYEYVTLVHEGVALNSNSYASAFYMTTGFHGIHVTGGLIAFLLIIGRAMLAKKFGHFEATGSIVVSYYWHFVDVVWIALFAIIYFLK; from the coding sequence GTGACAACTGCGACTCATGCCCCAAATACGACGGCGCCACATGCGCCGAACCGCCCAAACATGGTGTCGGTGGGAACGATGGTGTGGCTCTCCAGCGAGCTCATGTTCTTCGCCGCCCTCTTCGCCATGTATTTCAGCCTTCGGGCTGCCGCGCCCGAACTATGGGCGACTGAAACTGCCAAACTTAACGTGCCGTTTGCGCTGGTTAACACCTTGATTCTGGTGTCCAGCTCGTTCTCGTGCCAGCTTGGTGTGTTCCGTGCTGAAGAATTCAAGCCTCGCCGTACCGGCGGACTGTTCAATTTCAAGGAATGGGGAATGATCGAATGGTTCATTCTTACCTTCATCCTTGGTTCGATCTTCGTCTCGGTCCAGGCTTATGAATACGTCACTCTCGTTCACGAGGGTGTAGCACTGAACTCGAACTCCTACGCTTCGGCCTTCTACATGACCACCGGCTTCCACGGCATTCACGTCACCGGTGGCCTGATTGCATTCCTGCTGATCATCGGTCGTGCAATGCTGGCTAAGAAGTTTGGCCACTTCGAAGCAACGGGTTCCATCGTTGTGTCCTACTACTGGCACTTCGTTGACGTTGTTTGGATCGCGCTGTTCGCGATCATCTACTTCTTGAAGTAG
- the qcrC gene encoding cytochrome bc1 complex diheme cytochrome c subunit: MKALSKKRRHPLAAVALLLFGLLITGSLYTAAGNISEAKAAETTAASQTDVDEGQKLFVANCATCHGMHAEGSDSGPSLIGVGAASVDFQVGTGRMPMQMQGPQAQAKPAQFDDKQISQLAAYVASLGAGPAIPDEEYLDTTQGDAAHGGTVFRVNCAMCHNAAAAGGALTRGKFAPTLTGVSEKHIYEAMATGPQNMPVFNDSNITPDEKRDVITFLKTIEANGSAGGAALGSLGPVAEGLFTWTAGLGIIIAFTIWLTSRPS; this comes from the coding sequence GTGAAGGCTCTTTCGAAAAAGCGCCGCCACCCGCTCGCCGCTGTGGCCCTGCTTCTGTTTGGATTGCTGATTACCGGCAGTCTCTACACCGCAGCAGGAAACATCAGCGAAGCGAAGGCCGCTGAGACTACCGCAGCATCGCAGACCGATGTTGACGAGGGTCAGAAGCTTTTCGTCGCCAACTGCGCTACCTGCCACGGAATGCACGCTGAAGGCTCGGACTCCGGTCCGTCGCTGATCGGTGTTGGCGCCGCATCTGTTGACTTCCAGGTCGGTACCGGCCGTATGCCAATGCAGATGCAGGGCCCTCAGGCCCAGGCAAAGCCAGCCCAGTTCGACGACAAGCAGATCTCTCAGCTGGCTGCCTACGTTGCCAGCTTGGGTGCAGGTCCAGCGATCCCGGATGAGGAATACCTCGATACCACTCAAGGCGATGCAGCTCACGGTGGAACCGTCTTCCGCGTCAACTGCGCCATGTGCCACAACGCCGCCGCTGCCGGTGGTGCTTTGACCCGAGGCAAGTTCGCTCCGACCTTGACCGGCGTATCCGAGAAGCACATCTACGAAGCGATGGCTACCGGCCCACAGAACATGCCAGTGTTCAACGACTCGAACATCACCCCAGACGAGAAGCGTGACGTGATCACCTTCCTGAAGACCATTGAAGCTAATGGTTCCGCTGGTGGTGCAGCCCTGGGCTCCCTGGGTCCGGTTGCTGAAGGTCTGTTCACCTGGACCGCAGGTCTGGGCATCATCATCGCCTTCACCATTTGGTTGACCTCGCGTCCTTCCTAA